Proteins found in one Phalacrocorax carbo chromosome 14, bPhaCar2.1, whole genome shotgun sequence genomic segment:
- the LOC104040070 gene encoding thyrotropin-releasing hormone receptor encodes MENGSASPGAALGGSGNQTLGRMPRQPLELQVVTILLVLLICGVGIVGNVMVVLVVLRTKHMVTPTNCYLVSLAVADLIVLLAAGLPNISEVVASWVYGYAGCLCITYLQYLGINISAWSITAFTVERYIAICHAIKAQLLCTVSRAKRIISSLWLFTSLYCLMWFFLVDTTQVTFSDGAQVSCGYRVSRSLYMPIYFLDFAVFYVIPLGLATVLYGLIARILFMSPLPTTPQHSCLGSTHQGGSLKLSCRGKKGALSSRKQVTKMLAVVVVLFAFLWMPYRTLVVVNSFMDPPYLNIWFLLFCRMCIYLNSAINPIIYNLMSQKFRAAFRKLYKCEKKSAENPAPYTAPVYYSVMKDYSHDSSDLNITKQEDLNSVPATSKKNKPAK; translated from the exons ATGGAGAACGGTTCGGCCAGCCCGGGAGCCGCGCTGGGAGGCAGCGGCAACCAGACCCTGGGCAGGATGCCCCGGCAGCCCCTGGAGCTGCAGGTGGTCACCatcctgctggtgctgctcaTCTGCGGGGTGGGTATCGTGGGCAACGTGatggtggtgctggtggtgctgcGCACCAAGCACATGGTGACCCCCACCAACTGCTACCTGGTGAGCCTGGCGGTGGCTGACCTCATCGTGCTGCTGGCAGCCGGGCTGCCCAACATCTCCGAAGTGGTGGCTTCTTGGGTGTATGGCTACGCCGGCTGCCTCTGCATCACCTATTTGCAGTACTTGGGCATCAACATCTCTGCCTGGTCCATCACAGCCTTCACGGTGGAGCGTTACATTGCGATCTGCCATGCCATCAAAGCTCAGCTCCTGTGCACTGTGTCCCGTGCCAAGCGCATCATCTCCTCGCTGTGGCTCTTCACCTCCCTCTATTGCCTCATGTGGTTCTTCTTGGTGGACACAACCCAGGTCACCTTCTCGGATGGGGCACAGGTCAGCTGTGGCTACCGGGTCTCCAGAAGCCTTTACATGCCCATTTACTTCTTGGATTTTGCTGTCTTCTATGTCATCCCTTTGGGGCTGGCAACTGTCCTCTACGGCCTCATTGCCCGCATCCTCTTCATGAGCCCCTTGCCCACCACCCCGCAGCACTCCTGCCTGGGCTCCACGCACCAGGGCGGCTCCCTCAAGCTCTCCTGCCGGGGCAAGAAGGGGGCCCTGAGCTCCCGCAAGCAG GTGACCAAAATGCTGGCTGTCGTGGTGGTCCTCTTCGCCTTTCTGTGGATGCCTTATCGCACGCTGGTGGTGGTGAACTCCTTCATGGACCCTCCATACCTGAACATCTGGTTCCTTCTCTTCTGCCGCATGTGCATCTACCTGAACAGTGCCATCAACCCCATCATCTACAACCTCATGTCACAGAAATTCAGGGCTGCCTTTAGGAAGTTATACAAGTGTGAAAAGAAGAGTGCTGAGAACCCTGCGCCGTACACCGCCCCAGTGTACTACAGTGTTATGAAGGACTATTCTCATGACAGCTCCGATCTCAACATCACCAAACAAGAAGATCTGAACAGTGTCCCTGCAACTTCAAAGAAGAACAAGCCTGCCAAATAA